A stretch of Mastomys coucha isolate ucsf_1 unplaced genomic scaffold, UCSF_Mcou_1 pScaffold3, whole genome shotgun sequence DNA encodes these proteins:
- the LOC116074892 gene encoding olfactory receptor 14J1-like, whose translation MNVSFKTGFLLMGFSDERNLQILHAVLFLITYLLAIMGNLLIITIITLDQRLHSPMYYFLKHLSLLDLCFISVTVPQSIANSLMDNGLISLGQCMLQVFFFIALASSEVAILTVMSYDRYVAICRPLQYETVMDPHACKCAVIAVWMAGGLSGLIHTGVNFSIPLCGKRIIHQFFCDIPQMLKLACSYEFINEIAVAAFTTSTAFVCLIAIVFSYIQIFSTVMRIPSADSRTKVFSTCLPHLFVVMFFLSAAGFEFLRPPSDSLSTMDLIFSIFYTVIPPTLNPLIYSLRNEAMKAALKKVLSREEFSRRMVYIKAIFNL comes from the coding sequence ATGAATGTGAGCTTCAAGACTGGATTCCTCCTCATGGGGTTCTCTGATGAACGTAACCTTCAGATTTTACATGCAGTGCTCTTTTTGATCACATACCTGTTGGCTATCATGGGCAATCTgctcattatcaccatcatcaccttGGATCAACGTCTGCATTCTCCCATGTACTACTTCTTAAAGCACCTCTCTCTTTTGGATCTCTGCTTCATCTCTGTGACTGTTCCCCAGTCCATTGCAAACTCACTCATGGACAATGGTTTAATTTCTCTTGGCCAGTGTAtgcttcaggttttctttttcatagcTCTGGCTTCATCAGAAGTAGCTATTCTCACAGTGATGTCCTATGACAGGTATGTTGCCATCTGTCGGCCACTGCAGTATGAGACAGTTATGGATCCCCATGCCTGCAAGTGTGCAGTGATAGCTGTATGGATGGCTGGAGGACTATCTGGGCTCATACACACAGGTGTTAATTTCTCAATTCCTCTTTGTGGGAAGAGAATTATTCACCAGTTCTTCTGTGACATTCCCCAAATGCTAAAACTAGCTTGTTCTTATGAATTCATTAACGAGATTGCAGTGGCTGCATTTACAACATCCACAGCCTTTGTCTGTTTGATCGCCATAGTGTTCTCCTATATTCAGATCTTCTCAACTGTGATGAGAATTCCATCAGCTGATAGTCGGACTAAGGTGTTCTCCACCTGTCTACCACATTTGTTTGTAGTCATGTTCTTCCTCTCAGCTGCAGGCTTTGAATTTCTAAGACCTCCTTCAGATTCCCTGTCAACAATGGACCTCATATTCTCCATATTCTACACTGTGATACCTCCAACACTCAATCCACTCATCTACAGCTTGAGAAATGAGGCCATGAAAGCAGCTCTGAAGAAAGTGTTGTCAAGAGAAGAATTTTCTCGGAGAATGGTATATATAAAAGCTATATTCAATCTCTAA